From a single Pararge aegeria chromosome 16, ilParAegt1.1, whole genome shotgun sequence genomic region:
- the LOC120630655 gene encoding uncharacterized protein LOC120630655 yields MNSIPINVIATVIILASLPYISTLNLPSGDPAPGRSPGPPFDEKLESNIEVAVDETVYDEITTTDEVPTTVSEASVSERTVDACAYALFPSDSDNIVTLSERNSAVNLSVSHSVFDSEELVRGVVYDAESKVQIARMVANLRQETGKQVE; encoded by the exons atgaacAGTATACCTATAAATGTGATAGCGACAGTGATAATCCTCGCCTCGTTGCCTTACATCTCCACTCTTAATCTACCGAGTGGGGACCCAGCACCGGGGCGTTCACCGGGACCACCTTTCGACGAAAAGTTAGAGAGCAATATAGAAGTGGCCGTAGACGAAACAGTTTACGACGAAATCACGACGACCGACGAAGTTCCGACCACAGTTAGTGAAGCCAGTGTGAGTGAAAGAACGGTTGATGCGTGCGCATACGCCCTGTTTCCGAGTGACAGTGACAATATAGTGACGTTGAGTGAACGAAATAGTGCTGTCAATCTGTCGGTCAGTCATTCGGTGTTTGATAGTGAGGAGCTCGTGAGAGGAGTTGTTTATGATG CTGAATCCAAAGTCCAGATAGCCAGAATGGTTGCCAACCTCCGACAGGAGACGGGAAAGCAAGTGGAGTAA